A window of the Nycticebus coucang isolate mNycCou1 chromosome 3, mNycCou1.pri, whole genome shotgun sequence genome harbors these coding sequences:
- the SGSM3 gene encoding small G protein signaling modulator 3 isoform X7, producing MRPQLWMRLSGALQKKRNAELSYREMVKNSSNDETIAAKQIEKDLLRTMPSNACFANVTSIGVPRLRRVLRALAWLYPEIGYCQGMGMVAACLLLFLEEEDAFWMMCAIIEDLLPASYFSTTLLGVQTDQRVLRHLIVQYLPRLDKLLQEHDIELSLITLHWFLTAFASVVHIKLLLRIWDLFFYEGSLVLFQVTLGMLCLKEEELIQSENSASIFNTLSDIPSQIEDVELLLGAAMRLASSLTDVAVETQRRKHLAYLLADQGQLLGTSTTTSLSQVVRRRAQRRKSTIATLLFGEDDLEALKAKNIKQTELVADLREAILRVARHFQCTDPKNCSVELTPDYSMESHQRDHENYVACSRSHRRRAKALLDFERHDDDELGFRKNDIITIISQKDEHCWVGELNGLRGWFPAKFVEVLDERSKEYSIAGDDSVTESVTDLVRGTLCPALKALFEHGLKKPSLLGGACHPWLFIEEAAGREVERDFDSVYSRLVLCKTYRLDEDGKVLTPEELLYRAVQSVNVTHDAAHAQMDVKLRSLICVGLNEQVLHLWLEVLCSSLPTVEKWYQPWSFLRSPGWVQIKCELRVLCCFAFSLSQDWELPVKREEEKQPLKEGVQDMLVKHHLFSWDIDG from the exons ATGAGGCCACAG TTGTGGATGCGGCTCTCTGGGGCCCTGCAGAAGAAGAGGAACGCCGAGCTGTCCTACCGTGAGATGGTGAAGAACAGCTCCAACGACGAGACCATTGCTGCCAAACAG ATTGAGAAGGACCTGTTACGCACCATGCCCAGCAATGCCTGCTTTGCCAACGTGACCAGCATCGGGGTGCCCCGCCTGCGCAGGGTCCTCCGAGCACTGGCCTGGCTCTACCCAGAGATCGGCTACTGCCAGGGCATGGGCATG GTGGCTGCCTGCCTTCTACtattcctggaggaggaggacgCCTTCTGGATGATGTGTGCCATCATCGAGGACCTGCTCCCTGCCTCCTACTTCAGCACTACCCTGCTGGGTGTCCAGACTGACCAGCGGGTCCTGCGCCACCTCATTGTCCAATACCTGCCTCGCTTGGACAAGCTGCTTCAGGAGCATGACATAG AGCTGTCCCTGATCACACTGCACTGGTTCCTCACGGCCTTCGCCAGCGTGGTGCACATCAAGCTGCTGCTGCGCATCTGGGACTTGTTCTTCTACGAGGGCTCCCTGGTGCTGTTCCAGGTCACCCTGGGCATGCTGTGCCTCAAG GAGGAAGAGCTGATCCAGTCAGAGAACTCGGCCTCTATCTTCAACACGCTGTCAGATATCCCATCGCAGATTGAGGATGTGGAGCTGCTGCTGGGGGCAGCCATGCGGCTAGCTAGCTCCCTCACTGATGTGGCTGTAGAGACCCAGCGCCGCAAACACCTGGCCTACCTCCTTGCAGACCAGGGCCAGCTCCTGGGGACTAGCACCACTACCAGCCTCTCTCAG GTTGTTCGCCGCAGGGCCCAGCGGAGGAAGTCCACCATCGCCACCCTGCTCTTTG GGGAAGATGACCTGGAAGCACTTAAGGCCAAGAACATCAAGCAGACAGAACTGGTGGCGGACCTCCGGGAAGCCATCCTTCGCGTGGCACGCCACTTCCAGTGCACAGACCCCAAAAACTGCAGTGTG GAGCTGACCCCGGACTACAGCATGGAGAGCCACCAGCGGGACCATGAGAACTACGTGGCGTGTTCACGCAGCCACCGGCGTCGGGCCAAGGCTCTGCTGGACTTTGAGCGTCACGACGATGACGAGCTAGGCTTCCGCAAGAACGACATCATCACG ATCATTTCTCAGAAGGATGAGCACTGCTGGGTGGGAGAGCTGAACGGCCTGCGAG GCTGGTTTCCAGCCAAGTTCGTGGAAGTCCTGGACGAACGCAGCAAGGAG TACTCCATCGCAGGGGATGACTCAGTGACAGAGAGTGTCACAGACCTCGTGCGAGGGACACTTTGCCCAGCCCTCAAGGCCCTGTTTGAACATGGACTGAAGAAGCCATCCCTGCTTGGAGGTGCCTGTCACCCCTGGCTGTTTATTGAGGAG GCAGCGGGCCGGGAGGTAGAGAGAGACTTCGACTCAGTGTATTCCCGCCTGGTGCTCTGTAAGACATACAG GTTGGATGAAGACGGCAAAGTCTTAACCCCAGAGGAGCTGCTGTACCGG GCTGTGCAGTCTGTGAACGTGACCCACGACGCGGCACATGCACAAATGGATGTCAAGCTACGCTCACTGATATGCGTGGGGCTCAA TGAGCAGGTGCTGCACCTGTGGCTGGAGGTACTCTGTTCTAGCCTGCCGACCGTGGAGAAGTGGTATCAGCCTTGGTCTTTCCTGCGCAGCCCTGGCTGGGTCCAGATCAAGTGTGAGCTCCG TGTCCTCTGCTGCTTTGCCTTCAGCCTCTCCCAGGACTGGGAGCTCCCTGTGAAAAGAGAG GAGGAAAAGCAACCCCTGAAGGAGGGCGTCCAGGACATGCTGGTGAAGCACCACCTGTTCAGCTGGGACATAGATGGGTGA
- the SGSM3 gene encoding small G protein signaling modulator 3 isoform X2, which translates to MSGGSREWTWKWGSHTPANGPFSALTPSIWPQEILAKHMQKEESAEQPEFYYDEFGFRVDKEEVAEPGSHLLVSTPLTEDPPQRLRWQAHLEFTHNHDVGDLTWDKIAVSLPRSEKLRSLVLAGIPHGMRPQLWMRLSGALQKKRNAELSYREMVKNSSNDETIAAKQIEKDLLRTMPSNACFANVTSIGVPRLRRVLRALAWLYPEIGYCQGMGMVAACLLLFLEEEDAFWMMCAIIEDLLPASYFSTTLLGVQTDQRVLRHLIVQYLPRLDKLLQEHDIELSLITLHWFLTAFASVVHIKLLLRIWDLFFYEGSLVLFQVTLGMLCLKEEELIQSENSASIFNTLSDIPSQIEDVELLLGAAMRLASSLTDVAVETQRRKHLAYLLADQGQLLGTSTTTSLSQVVRRRAQRRKSTIATLLFGEDDLEALKAKNIKQTELVADLREAILRVARHFQCTDPKNCSVELTPDYSMESHQRDHENYVACSRSHRRRAKALLDFERHDDDELGFRKNDIITIISQKDEHCWVGELNGLRGWFPAKFVEVLDERSKEYSIAGDDSVTESVTDLVRGTLCPALKALFEHGLKKPSLLGGACHPWLFIEEAAGREVERDFDSVYSRLVLCKTYRLDEDGKVLTPEELLYRAVQSVNVTHDAAHAQMDVKLRSLICVGLNEQVLHLWLEVLCSSLPTVEKWYQPWSFLRSPGWVQIKCELRVLCCFAFSLSQDWELPVKREEEKQPLKEGVQDMLVKHHLFSWDIDG; encoded by the exons ATGTCAGGTGGAAGCAGAGAATGGACTTGGAAATGGG GAAGCCACACACCTGCCAACGGCCCCTTCTCAGCCCTGACTCCAAGCATATGGCCCCAGGAGATCCTGGCCAAGCACATGCAG AAGGAAGAGTCAGCAGAACAACCAGAGTTCTACTATGATGAGTTCGGTTTCCGTGTGGACAAGGAAG AAGTTGCCGAGCCTGGCTCGCATCTGCTGGTGAGCACTCCTTTGACAGAGGACCCTCCGCAGAGGCTGCGGTGGCAGGCCCACCTGGAGTTCACCCACAACCACGACGTGGGGGATCTCACCTGGGACAAGATTGCAGTTTCCCTGCCCCGCTCTGAGAAGCTCCGCTCTCTTGTGTTGGCTGGCATCCCACATGGCATGAGGCCACAG TTGTGGATGCGGCTCTCTGGGGCCCTGCAGAAGAAGAGGAACGCCGAGCTGTCCTACCGTGAGATGGTGAAGAACAGCTCCAACGACGAGACCATTGCTGCCAAACAG ATTGAGAAGGACCTGTTACGCACCATGCCCAGCAATGCCTGCTTTGCCAACGTGACCAGCATCGGGGTGCCCCGCCTGCGCAGGGTCCTCCGAGCACTGGCCTGGCTCTACCCAGAGATCGGCTACTGCCAGGGCATGGGCATG GTGGCTGCCTGCCTTCTACtattcctggaggaggaggacgCCTTCTGGATGATGTGTGCCATCATCGAGGACCTGCTCCCTGCCTCCTACTTCAGCACTACCCTGCTGGGTGTCCAGACTGACCAGCGGGTCCTGCGCCACCTCATTGTCCAATACCTGCCTCGCTTGGACAAGCTGCTTCAGGAGCATGACATAG AGCTGTCCCTGATCACACTGCACTGGTTCCTCACGGCCTTCGCCAGCGTGGTGCACATCAAGCTGCTGCTGCGCATCTGGGACTTGTTCTTCTACGAGGGCTCCCTGGTGCTGTTCCAGGTCACCCTGGGCATGCTGTGCCTCAAG GAGGAAGAGCTGATCCAGTCAGAGAACTCGGCCTCTATCTTCAACACGCTGTCAGATATCCCATCGCAGATTGAGGATGTGGAGCTGCTGCTGGGGGCAGCCATGCGGCTAGCTAGCTCCCTCACTGATGTGGCTGTAGAGACCCAGCGCCGCAAACACCTGGCCTACCTCCTTGCAGACCAGGGCCAGCTCCTGGGGACTAGCACCACTACCAGCCTCTCTCAG GTTGTTCGCCGCAGGGCCCAGCGGAGGAAGTCCACCATCGCCACCCTGCTCTTTG GGGAAGATGACCTGGAAGCACTTAAGGCCAAGAACATCAAGCAGACAGAACTGGTGGCGGACCTCCGGGAAGCCATCCTTCGCGTGGCACGCCACTTCCAGTGCACAGACCCCAAAAACTGCAGTGTG GAGCTGACCCCGGACTACAGCATGGAGAGCCACCAGCGGGACCATGAGAACTACGTGGCGTGTTCACGCAGCCACCGGCGTCGGGCCAAGGCTCTGCTGGACTTTGAGCGTCACGACGATGACGAGCTAGGCTTCCGCAAGAACGACATCATCACG ATCATTTCTCAGAAGGATGAGCACTGCTGGGTGGGAGAGCTGAACGGCCTGCGAG GCTGGTTTCCAGCCAAGTTCGTGGAAGTCCTGGACGAACGCAGCAAGGAG TACTCCATCGCAGGGGATGACTCAGTGACAGAGAGTGTCACAGACCTCGTGCGAGGGACACTTTGCCCAGCCCTCAAGGCCCTGTTTGAACATGGACTGAAGAAGCCATCCCTGCTTGGAGGTGCCTGTCACCCCTGGCTGTTTATTGAGGAG GCAGCGGGCCGGGAGGTAGAGAGAGACTTCGACTCAGTGTATTCCCGCCTGGTGCTCTGTAAGACATACAG GTTGGATGAAGACGGCAAAGTCTTAACCCCAGAGGAGCTGCTGTACCGG GCTGTGCAGTCTGTGAACGTGACCCACGACGCGGCACATGCACAAATGGATGTCAAGCTACGCTCACTGATATGCGTGGGGCTCAA TGAGCAGGTGCTGCACCTGTGGCTGGAGGTACTCTGTTCTAGCCTGCCGACCGTGGAGAAGTGGTATCAGCCTTGGTCTTTCCTGCGCAGCCCTGGCTGGGTCCAGATCAAGTGTGAGCTCCG TGTCCTCTGCTGCTTTGCCTTCAGCCTCTCCCAGGACTGGGAGCTCCCTGTGAAAAGAGAG GAGGAAAAGCAACCCCTGAAGGAGGGCGTCCAGGACATGCTGGTGAAGCACCACCTGTTCAGCTGGGACATAGATGGGTGA
- the SGSM3 gene encoding small G protein signaling modulator 3 isoform X5: MSGGSREWTWKWGSHTPANGPFSALTPSIWPQEILAKHMQKEESAEQPEFYYDEFGFRVDKEAEVAEPGSHLLVSTPLTEDPPQRLRWQAHLEFTHNHDVGDLTWDKIAVSLPRSEKLRSLVLAGIPHGMRPQLWMRLSGALQKKRNAELSYREMVKNSSNDETIAAKQIEKDLLRTMPSNACFANVTSIGVPRLRRVLRALAWLYPEIGYCQGMGMVAACLLLFLEEEDAFWMMCAIIEDLLPASYFSTTLLGVQTDQRVLRHLIVQYLPRLDKLLQEHDIELSLITLHWFLTAFASVVHIKLLLRIWDLFFYEGSLVLFQVTLGMLCLKEEELIQSENSASIFNTLSDIPSQIEDVELLLGAAMRLASSLTDVAVETQRRKHLAYLLADQGQLLGTSTTTSLSQVVRRRAQRRKSTIATLLFGEDDLEALKAKNIKQTELVADLREAILRVARHFQCTDPKNCSVELTPDYSMESHQRDHENYVACSRSHRRRAKALLDFERHDDDELGFRKNDIITIISQKDEHCWVGELNGLRGWFPAKFVEVLDERSKEYSIAGDDSVTESVTDLVRGTLCPALKALFEHGLKKPSLLGGACHPWLFIEEAAGREVERDFDSVYSRLVLCKTYRLDEDGKVLTPEELLYRAVQSVNVTHDAAHAQMDVKLRSLICVGLNEQVLHLWLEVLCSSLPTVEKWYQPWSFLRSPGWVQIKCELRVLCCFAFSLSQDWELPVKRESPGAFGGIPSPRPIR, from the exons ATGTCAGGTGGAAGCAGAGAATGGACTTGGAAATGGG GAAGCCACACACCTGCCAACGGCCCCTTCTCAGCCCTGACTCCAAGCATATGGCCCCAGGAGATCCTGGCCAAGCACATGCAG AAGGAAGAGTCAGCAGAACAACCAGAGTTCTACTATGATGAGTTCGGTTTCCGTGTGGACAAGGAAG CAGAAGTTGCCGAGCCTGGCTCGCATCTGCTGGTGAGCACTCCTTTGACAGAGGACCCTCCGCAGAGGCTGCGGTGGCAGGCCCACCTGGAGTTCACCCACAACCACGACGTGGGGGATCTCACCTGGGACAAGATTGCAGTTTCCCTGCCCCGCTCTGAGAAGCTCCGCTCTCTTGTGTTGGCTGGCATCCCACATGGCATGAGGCCACAG TTGTGGATGCGGCTCTCTGGGGCCCTGCAGAAGAAGAGGAACGCCGAGCTGTCCTACCGTGAGATGGTGAAGAACAGCTCCAACGACGAGACCATTGCTGCCAAACAG ATTGAGAAGGACCTGTTACGCACCATGCCCAGCAATGCCTGCTTTGCCAACGTGACCAGCATCGGGGTGCCCCGCCTGCGCAGGGTCCTCCGAGCACTGGCCTGGCTCTACCCAGAGATCGGCTACTGCCAGGGCATGGGCATG GTGGCTGCCTGCCTTCTACtattcctggaggaggaggacgCCTTCTGGATGATGTGTGCCATCATCGAGGACCTGCTCCCTGCCTCCTACTTCAGCACTACCCTGCTGGGTGTCCAGACTGACCAGCGGGTCCTGCGCCACCTCATTGTCCAATACCTGCCTCGCTTGGACAAGCTGCTTCAGGAGCATGACATAG AGCTGTCCCTGATCACACTGCACTGGTTCCTCACGGCCTTCGCCAGCGTGGTGCACATCAAGCTGCTGCTGCGCATCTGGGACTTGTTCTTCTACGAGGGCTCCCTGGTGCTGTTCCAGGTCACCCTGGGCATGCTGTGCCTCAAG GAGGAAGAGCTGATCCAGTCAGAGAACTCGGCCTCTATCTTCAACACGCTGTCAGATATCCCATCGCAGATTGAGGATGTGGAGCTGCTGCTGGGGGCAGCCATGCGGCTAGCTAGCTCCCTCACTGATGTGGCTGTAGAGACCCAGCGCCGCAAACACCTGGCCTACCTCCTTGCAGACCAGGGCCAGCTCCTGGGGACTAGCACCACTACCAGCCTCTCTCAG GTTGTTCGCCGCAGGGCCCAGCGGAGGAAGTCCACCATCGCCACCCTGCTCTTTG GGGAAGATGACCTGGAAGCACTTAAGGCCAAGAACATCAAGCAGACAGAACTGGTGGCGGACCTCCGGGAAGCCATCCTTCGCGTGGCACGCCACTTCCAGTGCACAGACCCCAAAAACTGCAGTGTG GAGCTGACCCCGGACTACAGCATGGAGAGCCACCAGCGGGACCATGAGAACTACGTGGCGTGTTCACGCAGCCACCGGCGTCGGGCCAAGGCTCTGCTGGACTTTGAGCGTCACGACGATGACGAGCTAGGCTTCCGCAAGAACGACATCATCACG ATCATTTCTCAGAAGGATGAGCACTGCTGGGTGGGAGAGCTGAACGGCCTGCGAG GCTGGTTTCCAGCCAAGTTCGTGGAAGTCCTGGACGAACGCAGCAAGGAG TACTCCATCGCAGGGGATGACTCAGTGACAGAGAGTGTCACAGACCTCGTGCGAGGGACACTTTGCCCAGCCCTCAAGGCCCTGTTTGAACATGGACTGAAGAAGCCATCCCTGCTTGGAGGTGCCTGTCACCCCTGGCTGTTTATTGAGGAG GCAGCGGGCCGGGAGGTAGAGAGAGACTTCGACTCAGTGTATTCCCGCCTGGTGCTCTGTAAGACATACAG GTTGGATGAAGACGGCAAAGTCTTAACCCCAGAGGAGCTGCTGTACCGG GCTGTGCAGTCTGTGAACGTGACCCACGACGCGGCACATGCACAAATGGATGTCAAGCTACGCTCACTGATATGCGTGGGGCTCAA TGAGCAGGTGCTGCACCTGTGGCTGGAGGTACTCTGTTCTAGCCTGCCGACCGTGGAGAAGTGGTATCAGCCTTGGTCTTTCCTGCGCAGCCCTGGCTGGGTCCAGATCAAGTGTGAGCTCCG TGTCCTCTGCTGCTTTGCCTTCAGCCTCTCCCAGGACTGGGAGCTCCCTGTGAAAAGAGAG TCACCTGGGGCTTTTGGGGGCATCCCCAGCCCAAGGCCTATTAGGTGA
- the SGSM3 gene encoding small G protein signaling modulator 3 isoform X8: protein MPSNACFANVTSIGVPRLRRVLRALAWLYPEIGYCQGMGMVAACLLLFLEEEDAFWMMCAIIEDLLPASYFSTTLLGVQTDQRVLRHLIVQYLPRLDKLLQEHDIELSLITLHWFLTAFASVVHIKLLLRIWDLFFYEGSLVLFQVTLGMLCLKEEELIQSENSASIFNTLSDIPSQIEDVELLLGAAMRLASSLTDVAVETQRRKHLAYLLADQGQLLGTSTTTSLSQVVRRRAQRRKSTIATLLFGEDDLEALKAKNIKQTELVADLREAILRVARHFQCTDPKNCSVELTPDYSMESHQRDHENYVACSRSHRRRAKALLDFERHDDDELGFRKNDIITIISQKDEHCWVGELNGLRGWFPAKFVEVLDERSKEYSIAGDDSVTESVTDLVRGTLCPALKALFEHGLKKPSLLGGACHPWLFIEEAAGREVERDFDSVYSRLVLCKTYRLDEDGKVLTPEELLYRAVQSVNVTHDAAHAQMDVKLRSLICVGLNEQVLHLWLEVLCSSLPTVEKWYQPWSFLRSPGWVQIKCELRVLCCFAFSLSQDWELPVKREEEKQPLKEGVQDMLVKHHLFSWDIDG, encoded by the exons ATGCCCAGCAATGCCTGCTTTGCCAACGTGACCAGCATCGGGGTGCCCCGCCTGCGCAGGGTCCTCCGAGCACTGGCCTGGCTCTACCCAGAGATCGGCTACTGCCAGGGCATGGGCATG GTGGCTGCCTGCCTTCTACtattcctggaggaggaggacgCCTTCTGGATGATGTGTGCCATCATCGAGGACCTGCTCCCTGCCTCCTACTTCAGCACTACCCTGCTGGGTGTCCAGACTGACCAGCGGGTCCTGCGCCACCTCATTGTCCAATACCTGCCTCGCTTGGACAAGCTGCTTCAGGAGCATGACATAG AGCTGTCCCTGATCACACTGCACTGGTTCCTCACGGCCTTCGCCAGCGTGGTGCACATCAAGCTGCTGCTGCGCATCTGGGACTTGTTCTTCTACGAGGGCTCCCTGGTGCTGTTCCAGGTCACCCTGGGCATGCTGTGCCTCAAG GAGGAAGAGCTGATCCAGTCAGAGAACTCGGCCTCTATCTTCAACACGCTGTCAGATATCCCATCGCAGATTGAGGATGTGGAGCTGCTGCTGGGGGCAGCCATGCGGCTAGCTAGCTCCCTCACTGATGTGGCTGTAGAGACCCAGCGCCGCAAACACCTGGCCTACCTCCTTGCAGACCAGGGCCAGCTCCTGGGGACTAGCACCACTACCAGCCTCTCTCAG GTTGTTCGCCGCAGGGCCCAGCGGAGGAAGTCCACCATCGCCACCCTGCTCTTTG GGGAAGATGACCTGGAAGCACTTAAGGCCAAGAACATCAAGCAGACAGAACTGGTGGCGGACCTCCGGGAAGCCATCCTTCGCGTGGCACGCCACTTCCAGTGCACAGACCCCAAAAACTGCAGTGTG GAGCTGACCCCGGACTACAGCATGGAGAGCCACCAGCGGGACCATGAGAACTACGTGGCGTGTTCACGCAGCCACCGGCGTCGGGCCAAGGCTCTGCTGGACTTTGAGCGTCACGACGATGACGAGCTAGGCTTCCGCAAGAACGACATCATCACG ATCATTTCTCAGAAGGATGAGCACTGCTGGGTGGGAGAGCTGAACGGCCTGCGAG GCTGGTTTCCAGCCAAGTTCGTGGAAGTCCTGGACGAACGCAGCAAGGAG TACTCCATCGCAGGGGATGACTCAGTGACAGAGAGTGTCACAGACCTCGTGCGAGGGACACTTTGCCCAGCCCTCAAGGCCCTGTTTGAACATGGACTGAAGAAGCCATCCCTGCTTGGAGGTGCCTGTCACCCCTGGCTGTTTATTGAGGAG GCAGCGGGCCGGGAGGTAGAGAGAGACTTCGACTCAGTGTATTCCCGCCTGGTGCTCTGTAAGACATACAG GTTGGATGAAGACGGCAAAGTCTTAACCCCAGAGGAGCTGCTGTACCGG GCTGTGCAGTCTGTGAACGTGACCCACGACGCGGCACATGCACAAATGGATGTCAAGCTACGCTCACTGATATGCGTGGGGCTCAA TGAGCAGGTGCTGCACCTGTGGCTGGAGGTACTCTGTTCTAGCCTGCCGACCGTGGAGAAGTGGTATCAGCCTTGGTCTTTCCTGCGCAGCCCTGGCTGGGTCCAGATCAAGTGTGAGCTCCG TGTCCTCTGCTGCTTTGCCTTCAGCCTCTCCCAGGACTGGGAGCTCCCTGTGAAAAGAGAG GAGGAAAAGCAACCCCTGAAGGAGGGCGTCCAGGACATGCTGGTGAAGCACCACCTGTTCAGCTGGGACATAGATGGGTGA